A genomic window from Fimbriimonadaceae bacterium includes:
- a CDS encoding PEP-CTERM sorting domain-containing protein (PEP-CTERM proteins occur, often in large numbers, in the proteomes of bacteria that also encode an exosortase, a predicted intramembrane cysteine proteinase. The presence of a PEP-CTERM domain at a protein's C-terminus predicts cleavage within the sorting domain, followed by covalent anchoring to some some component of the (usually Gram-negative) cell surface. Many PEP-CTERM proteins exhibit an unusual sequence composition that includes large numbers of potential glycosylation sites. Expression of one such protein has been shown restore the ability of a bacterium to form floc, a type of biofilm.), translating into MKYGLRELALAATMLTAATAGAQWVQGGNGHWFQVVLIAGTDHSWSAARAEAQAMTGPQGQAVDLATLTSEAENAFAFGLADNPIYWAIDASNNNQGPYLGAYQPPGSSEPAGGWTWVTGEPWSFTQWAGNEPNNNGGDESVLQFFANGTGRAATWNDMTDAPGGPQLAFVAEAVPEPASIAALTLGLGVLVGRRLRRR; encoded by the coding sequence ATGAAATACGGACTAAGAGAATTGGCGCTGGCAGCGACGATGTTGACCGCCGCTACAGCGGGCGCGCAATGGGTGCAGGGCGGCAATGGCCACTGGTTCCAGGTCGTCCTGATTGCTGGCACGGACCATTCCTGGAGCGCGGCGCGCGCCGAAGCTCAGGCGATGACCGGCCCCCAGGGTCAGGCCGTCGATTTGGCCACGCTCACGTCCGAAGCGGAGAATGCCTTCGCATTCGGGCTGGCCGACAACCCCATCTACTGGGCGATCGATGCCTCGAACAATAACCAAGGCCCCTATCTCGGCGCGTATCAGCCTCCCGGCTCGAGCGAGCCCGCAGGGGGCTGGACCTGGGTGACCGGCGAGCCGTGGTCCTTCACCCAATGGGCTGGCAACGAGCCCAACAACAACGGCGGCGACGAGAGTGTCCTCCAGTTCTTCGCGAACGGGACCGGACGCGCGGCCACTTGGAACGACATGACCGATGCGCCTGGCGGCCCACAACTCGCGTTCGTCGCCGAAGCCGTTCCCGAGCCCGCTTCGATCGCCGCCCTCACGCTTGGCCTTGGCGTCCTCGTCGGACGCCGGCTCAGACGCCGGTAA
- a CDS encoding matrixin family metalloprotease yields the protein MKNSTLGRSLLVLAGLVVVGQAGAYSLLSQKWDVGVNKAEVMAGNLGTAGSATWSVMGAGLGMEGYETHGGALTTSLTALTSGDEIAMIGAAIDAWAAVCNFTNLGMVADGGVNGGASEASGGHLGDMRFASIFIDGGAGPNVLAHAYTPGTETLNGAGGTILGDVHFDNGNTWGDGSGGTIDFYTVALHEIGHALGLGHSSVTGSIMEPVYAGPRHTLHADDIAGIQAIYGARAPVPEPATMVLATAALLTAARRRKRTG from the coding sequence ATGAAGAATTCGACATTGGGGCGTTCCTTGCTGGTGCTCGCGGGCTTGGTGGTCGTAGGTCAGGCGGGCGCCTATTCGTTGCTATCGCAGAAGTGGGACGTTGGTGTGAACAAGGCTGAAGTCATGGCCGGCAACCTTGGGACCGCTGGTTCTGCCACATGGTCCGTCATGGGGGCCGGGTTGGGGATGGAGGGCTATGAGACCCACGGTGGAGCCCTTACGACGTCGTTGACCGCTTTGACATCCGGCGATGAGATCGCGATGATTGGTGCTGCTATTGACGCTTGGGCGGCTGTATGCAACTTCACCAATCTCGGCATGGTCGCGGACGGCGGCGTGAATGGGGGGGCTTCGGAGGCTTCGGGGGGTCATCTAGGCGACATGCGGTTCGCCTCGATCTTCATCGACGGCGGAGCCGGCCCCAATGTGCTTGCCCACGCCTACACGCCTGGCACGGAAACGCTCAACGGAGCTGGCGGGACGATCCTTGGCGACGTCCACTTTGACAACGGCAACACGTGGGGGGATGGTTCGGGCGGTACGATCGACTTCTACACGGTTGCCCTCCACGAGATCGGCCACGCGCTTGGCCTGGGTCACTCCTCCGTAACGGGGAGCATCATGGAGCCGGTTTACGCGGGACCGAGGCACACGTTGCACGCGGACGACATCGCGGGGATCCAGGCCATCTACGGCGCGCGGGCGCCCGTGCCCGAGCCTGCGACCATGGTTTTGGCGACTGCGGCGCTCCTGACGGCTGCCCGCCGACGCAAGCGGACTGGATAG
- a CDS encoding matrixin family metalloprotease, translating into MNIHRTRSILCVAGALALAASGSAYSLLSMKWAPGANTAQDMSPNLGTPGGATWSVMGAGLGMQGAETHAGALTTSLGGLIGGSSTAEEIAAIGWAIDTWAAVCNFTNLGMVADGGVNGGASQASGGHLGDMRFAAIGGFSGGSVIAHAYTPGTEATVSWGTLGGDVHFNTAFGYVDNPNAGSGSIDFATIALHEIGHALGLGHSTVTGSVMEPVYAGARRSLHADDIAGIQRVYGTPVPEPASMAVLSVGVVTMMRRRRRSA; encoded by the coding sequence ATGAATATTCATCGCACCCGTTCGATTCTCTGCGTTGCCGGCGCGTTGGCGCTGGCCGCATCTGGCAGCGCCTACTCGCTTCTGTCCATGAAGTGGGCCCCTGGTGCCAACACGGCCCAGGACATGTCTCCGAATCTGGGGACGCCCGGCGGGGCCACTTGGTCCGTGATGGGCGCAGGCCTTGGGATGCAGGGTGCGGAAACGCACGCCGGCGCGCTCACCACGAGTCTGGGCGGTTTGATCGGCGGTTCGAGCACCGCGGAGGAGATCGCGGCCATCGGTTGGGCGATCGACACGTGGGCGGCGGTCTGCAACTTCACCAACCTCGGCATGGTGGCCGACGGCGGTGTGAACGGCGGCGCCTCGCAAGCATCGGGCGGCCACTTGGGCGACATGCGGTTCGCCGCGATCGGCGGATTCAGCGGGGGCAGCGTCATCGCCCACGCGTACACACCGGGCACCGAAGCCACGGTTTCCTGGGGAACCTTGGGCGGCGACGTCCACTTCAACACGGCCTTCGGCTACGTGGACAACCCCAATGCGGGTTCGGGCAGCATCGACTTTGCGACGATCGCGCTTCACGAGATCGGCCACGCGTTGGGTCTTGGCCACTCGACGGTGACGGGAAGTGTGATGGAGCCGGTCTACGCCGGAGCGCGCCGAAGCCTGCACGCCGACGATATTGCCGGAATCCAGAGGGTCTACGGCACGCCGGTTCCGGAGCCTGCTTCGATGGCCGTGCTGAGCGTCGGCGTCGTGACGATGATGCGCCGTCGCCGAAGGAGCGCGTAG